From the Variovorax paradoxus genome, the window TGTGCATCATCAGGTGCGAGCGCGGCACGCCCGCGATGCGCTGCGCGAGCTTCAGCGTGGCGTCCTCGAGCTGCTCAGCCGGCACCGAGAAATTCGCCAGCCCCCACTCGGCCGCCTGCGTGCCGTCGATGGTGTCGCCGGTGAACATGAGCTGCTTGGCGCGCAGCGCGCCGAGCCGGTAGGTCCACATCGCGGTGGTCGGGCAGCCCCACACGCGCGTGGGCATGTAGCCGATGCGCGCGTCGTCGGCCATGGCGAGCAGGTCGCAGCACAGCGCGATGTCGCTGCCGCCGGCCACTGCGTAGCCATGCACCTTCGCGATGGTGGGCTTGTGGCAGCGCCACAGCGCCATGAAGTCGTCGGTGTTGCGCTTCATGGCAGCGTAGTCGAGCATCGGGTCCCATGGCGTCTTCTCCTGCCGGCACGGGTGGTCGCCCCGGTCGTCGCGGCCGTGGCCTTCCGCGTAGTCGCCGAGGTCGTAGCCGGCGCAGAAGGCGCGCCCTGCGCCCTCGACGACGATCACGTGCACCTCGTCGTCGGCTTCGGCCCATTCCACTGCCTTGCGTATCTCCGACGGCGTCGTCTCACCGATGGCGTTGAGCTTGTCGGGCCGGTTGAGCACGAGCCGCGCGATGCGCGGGTGCCGGGGGTCCTTGTCTATCAGGACGGTGTCGAAGGCGGGCATGTGGCTTGTCTCCTTGCGGTGAGGTCGGCTGCTGTCGCGCCGCTCTTGTAGCATCGACCGCCGCACGCAGGCAAACCATGAAAGCCCCGATGACCGCGACCTTCCGCATCTCCGAAGACGACTACCTGGCCGCCATGAAGCTCTACGCCCGGCTCACGCCGCTGCGCCTGGTGCTGGTGGCCGCCATCGGCGTGCTGCTGGCGCTGGCCGCGGCCTTCGGTCCACCGCTGGTGCAGACCGGTTCGGTCGGCGGACTGGTCGGCGGCGGCAGCGTGCTGCTGGGCACCCGCTTCATCGTGCTGCCGCTGATGGCGCGGCGCCACTACCGCAAGTACAAGGCGATCCAGGAAGAGTTCAATGCCGAGGTGCTCGACCACGGCCTGCGCCTCACGCTGCCGAACACCGATCACACGATCGTCTGGCAGAACGTGCTCAAGTGGCGCCACGACGAGCGCTTCGTGCTGCTCTATCCGATGCCGCGGCTCTTCCACATCGTGCCGAAGGCGCTGGCCGCGCAGGGTTTC encodes:
- a CDS encoding crotonase/enoyl-CoA hydratase family protein translates to MPAFDTVLIDKDPRHPRIARLVLNRPDKLNAIGETTPSEIRKAVEWAEADDEVHVIVVEGAGRAFCAGYDLGDYAEGHGRDDRGDHPCRQEKTPWDPMLDYAAMKRNTDDFMALWRCHKPTIAKVHGYAVAGGSDIALCCDLLAMADDARIGYMPTRVWGCPTTAMWTYRLGALRAKQLMFTGDTIDGTQAAEWGLANFSVPAEQLEDATLKLAQRIAGVPRSHLMMHKLVVNQVWHSMGLEQSQMFATVFDGVTRHNPEGMWFRRQAEAEGFKSAVAWRDSGRDIPEGDEARALVAQLEAKLAAARAAVPPAR
- a CDS encoding YcxB family protein, coding for MTATFRISEDDYLAAMKLYARLTPLRLVLVAAIGVLLALAAAFGPPLVQTGSVGGLVGGGSVLLGTRFIVLPLMARRHYRKYKAIQEEFNAEVLDHGLRLTLPNTDHTIVWQNVLKWRHDERFVLLYPMPRLFHIVPKALAAQGFDLKGLLERLNRHVGPPV